A segment of the Superficieibacter sp. HKU1 genome:
GCGACCTGCTGCGCGGCGCTGGCAGGCAGGGCAACCGACGCCAGATGCGGGGTGATCAGCACGTTATCCAGTTGCCACAGCGGATCGTGCGGCGGCAGCGGTTCGCGGTCAAAGACATCCAGGGTTGCCTCAGCAATCTGTCCCGAACGCAGGGCTGCCGTCAGCGCCGACTGATCGACAATCGCCCCGCGCGACACATTAATGAACGCGGCGCCCGGCGGGAGGTGCGCCAGCCGCTCTGCGCTGAGCAGGCCGCTGGTCTGCGCCGTCAGAGGCAGCATTACCACCAGAATATCGCTCTGGCTGAGAAAATCATTCAGCGATCCCAGCCCGCTGTGACAGCGAATACCTGCAATTTCTTTTTGCGAACGCGACCAGCCGCGCACGTCAAAACCCTGCCGCGCCAGTTCCCGCGCCGCATACGCGCCCAGCTCCCCCAGACCCAGTACCCCGACACGAATGCCAGAGGGTGCACGCGGATGCAGGTAATGCCAGCGCTGCTCACGCTGCGCGCGCTCGAATGCCGGGATATCCCGCGCATAGCGCAGTACGGCAAACAGCACATAGCTGGCCATCATACGGGCCATATCCGGATCGGACAGGCGAACTATCGGGATCTCCGGCAGATCGTCGCGTCCCACCAGTGAATCAACGCCCGCGCCAAGATTTACCAGTAGCCTGAGATGACGGTACGGAGCAAAGAAACCCTGCGGCGGCTTCCATGCCAGCGCATAGTGCACGTCGTCAGGGTTTTGCACCGTTTCGGCGCGGCAAATCGTCACGCCGGGCAGATGCGGTGCAAGTAAAGCCGACCACTCTTCGAAGCTGTCAAATTCGCTGTAAAACACTAATGTACTCATACGTCGCGGGCTCCCAGCAGGTTAACTACCGCATCGATCGCCAGTTCATAGCCGAGCGCGCCCAGTCCGGCAATCACCCCGGTGGCCGCTTTCGATACCATAGAGTGATGACGAAACGACTCGCGCTTCCAGATATTGCTCATATGCGCTTCAATGATCGGGCCATCAAACATCAGCAATGCATCCAGAATGGGTACTGAACTGTAGGTCAGGCCCGCCGCGTTGATAATCAATCCCGCAGCGTTCTGACGCGCCTCCTGGATCCAGTCGACCAGTACGCCTTCGTGGTTGCTCTGGCGAAACTGCAATATCATCCCGTGCGATTGCGCACGTTGCTGACAGCGCTCGCCA
Coding sequences within it:
- a CDS encoding glyoxylate/hydroxypyruvate reductase A, whose amino-acid sequence is MSTLVFYSEFDSFEEWSALLAPHLPGVTICRAETVQNPDDVHYALAWKPPQGFFAPYRHLRLLVNLGAGVDSLVGRDDLPEIPIVRLSDPDMARMMASYVLFAVLRYARDIPAFERAQREQRWHYLHPRAPSGIRVGVLGLGELGAYAARELARQGFDVRGWSRSQKEIAGIRCHSGLGSLNDFLSQSDILVVMLPLTAQTSGLLSAERLAHLPPGAAFINVSRGAIVDQSALTAALRSGQIAEATLDVFDREPLPPHDPLWQLDNVLITPHLASVALPASAAQQVAENIQRAARGEPVTHQVFPARGY
- a CDS encoding type II 3-dehydroquinate dehydratase, translating into MSQQIYFLNGPNANLYGLDKNGTYGSDSFASIGERCQQRAQSHGMILQFRQSNHEGVLVDWIQEARQNAAGLIINAAGLTYSSVPILDALLMFDGPIIEAHMSNIWKRESFRHHSMVSKAATGVIAGLGALGYELAIDAVVNLLGARDV